The window GTATAATCGCTATAAGCTTTGATGAATGTAAAGTCCAGATCAGAAAAGAATTTGTCTTTCTGTGTTTTGTAAAAGACTAGCATGCCCATCAACTGTTTTCCCACAATGAGTGGCAAGCTGATCAAGGATGAAATAAAGAGCCATTCATCACTCACAGCATTGTAGGGTAGTCCTTCAGAGTCTACATTGTCCTTGATAAACAGGGGAGTTCCCGTAGTCATTGTGATTCCAAAAACAGGTGTCTCCGCGCTGAGTGGATGAGATTCAAAATACTCTTCCACATTACTCCGGACCATGGAGATTCTTTTATCAAGAGAAAAGGGGGGCGGACAGAAACCTGTTCTGCGGACAAGATTTAATTCACTCCTCTCACTGTCTACGAGGAACAGCATAGCTGCATCAGCATTGATGGAATCCATACCCAGTTCTACAATAGTCTCCTGAAAGGACTCAATATCCGTATCTGTACCGATGGCATTACCGATATCCTGAAGAAGAAACTTCAGTAAATTCAGCCGTTCAGACAAACCTTGTGAAAAGGAATGATATTCCTGAACAAGGACATCAAATTCATCAACATTTTTATGATCCTTTGAAAACTCCAGTGTCCCTTCAGTCATCCTTTCTACCTGACGGTTTGTCTCTTCGACTCTTCTGACAATGCTTCTCGAAAATTGGGAAGAAATAATAAGTGAAATCAAAAGTATGAAAGTGACAGCAGAAATGACGAGAGTAATGCTGTTCCTGATATATTGAGTAACCTCAACCTCCAGTTTTTCCGTTAATGACTCAATACGGAAGTGATAAATATCAAGAGAATGATTCAGAGAAATCTGAAAGTCTCTAATCAATTCAATCTGTTTCATGGCAGATTTATCATTTATTTTTGATTTGGAAAGATACAGGTCATATAAACCTGCATCAGTTCCATCAATAGCCAGATCAGATCCAGTAAATTTATTCAGTTCCAAAATGTAGGGATTGATTGTCAAGCTATAAATATCACTCCATTGGGTCCACCTGGATTCCATCATCTTTTGAAATACTGGACTCAACCGCCTGATAAGTTTTGATTTAAAAACATTATCAATACCCTTATGGACAGCAATTAAATCGTTCATCCAGTAGTCAATCGCAATTTTGGGATATTTTTTGTCTGTATATAGGAGGAGATTTCTATCTGTAAAACGGGATAGGGATATATTGAGTTCTTCGCAGCTCTGCTGAAAGTTTTTGATTTTGTATACAGTCGTAAATCTTGAAAAAAGAAAGATAGAAGACAGTAAAAATCCTATGATAAGGATAAAACTTGTCAATCCGAGTCTCGTCTGGATTTTCATTTGGCAGCTCCCTTATACCTGGCGATGAACAGGGTGCGGTCATCCCTTTGACCGACATTTCGTTCAAAGAAACTAAGGTCCTTATTAATGGCATCCTGCAGCCAGTCTACAGAGCGGTCAGAATATTTTTTTAGAATATTCTGGGGATGATTCCATCCATAAAGCTGATTCATTTCATTCCTTGTATTGTGGAACCCATCGGTCATGAGCAAAAGAAACATATCTTGCCTGAGTGATCCTTTAACAGATATGAATTTGCCGGCACTCTTCTGTTGTGCTGTGATCAGTTTCAGTGTGTCAGATTTTTTATCGAAAAGGATCATTTTCTGTCCTGAGGTTCCACAGTAGTGAAATAACTTATTATTAGGTTCCACTAGACAGAGGCTAATCTTCAATTTGGTATCCATCCCTGTTGTTTCATGAAAATTATCAAGAATAGTATTCAGCATTTCAGCCGGTTCCTGATCTGCCTTGACCAGGATACGAACCAAGGTTCTTAAAATGACCAGAAGCATGGATGAAGCAATCCCTTTTTCTTCAACTTCCGCCAGGCAGAAGAGCCATCTCTCCTTACCAAGAGGGAAAAAGTCATAGATTTCCCCACTGATTCCCTTCTGTGTATAAGTCTTAACTGTCAAATCAAAACCATTGACCCGGGGCAGATTGGGAGGCAGAAGGCTCTTCTGGATATCTGAAGCAATTTCCATTTCACGGTTCAATCCCGAAGATTTGAGCAGCTCCGTATATTGCGCCAGGTTATTCAAAGTTACAGCACTGAATTCGACAAAGGATTGAATGTTACTGTAATCCATATCAGAAAAGTGTGTTTTTTCAGTGTTTTTTTGGAGACACAGGAGAGCAATAACGTTTTTTTCAGAAATGAGTGGGAGAATAAGACAGGAGGATATGTAGTCTCGATCAAATATGCCTCTTACAGGGATCAGATTCTGCCCCTCCAGACTGCGTAGAAACAGGGGTTCTCCCGAAAGTACAAATATTCCGATGATCGTTTTTCCAAAGGGAATCGATTCATTGTACTCCTCCTCATAAGGAATGGCAAAGGAACTGCTTTTCAATCTGCAAATGACCTGCCGCCTCTCATAATCAGGAATATAGAGAGCCCCCGAATCAGCATGTGTATTTTCAATGGCCAAATCCAGGATTGACTGCTCAAGGGTCAGAGCATCGGCTTCGGAGGAAAGGGATTGTCCCATATTGTGAATAATACTTCCAATATTATTTAACTTCTGCCAAATTGTTTCGGTCAAGAGATTAAAGTTTTGCCCGATAGTAGCCAATTCATCCTTTGATTCAATATGGATTCTGGTGAGCAGGTCTCCTGATGATATTTTTAGAATACCCATACTGACATGATTTAGTGTATTGATCAGGTTTCTATAAATACTGACAATAATAATGATGGAAAGAAGCAGTCCAAGAAAAACAGTAATTCCGGTGAGGAGAATGATAGATTTAATTTGTCCCTGAACTTCTGTGATGATATCTAGGGTGATTGATACAAAAGAGTCTGTAAGCGGTCTATGCCAGAGTATAAATGTTCTTATCTCTTCCTCAATTTTGACCATTGAGGCATAAAGAAGTTTATCCTGGTTTCCCTGCTCCAACATATCCTGAACTTCCAGCACAAGGGTCGTCTCATACAAATGAGGACGGACTTTTGAAAGCTCATCTGAAATATTCTGAAAGTAGGACTCAAAATTTCGTTCCTTATACATATCCCGAATCTTAATGATTCGATTGATTGTTTCTTGATTTAAATACTGCAGGTTTTCATTTGCTGAAAAATCGTCCAAGCCTTTCTGAACATCTTTACCGGCCCATCCCAGGGTGTGAGTGGGGGCCTCAGTGGAATTCAATACAACCCTATTGGCATACTCCAGATTCAGAAGAAGGTTCCTTACAGAACTGGCTTCCCTTTGCAGGTCTTTTAAATCCAGGAGTCTAAAGGAGGTTATGATAAAAATCGAAAAAATAAGAATAAAGAGTAGAAAGACCGAGACATTGATTAAAAATAGTTTATTTCGAATTCTCATGATAGTGGCATCTCTTTGTGAATGAAGTGTAAATCACATTACCATACCTGACCTTGATTTTGCCAGTTCTTTTTATGATTTGTCAGCGTCTTCCCTGCATCTGAATACAGTTTTCCGGGCAATAAGCTTTACTTTGTTAAAAGGGATTGCCATAATTATCCAATGACATTTAGATACACTCAACACAAAACCCTGATCATCCTGTTTTTCCTGGTCAGTTTGAATTCCTGCGGAATAAAAACGATGGATTCTGTCTCTGATTCACAGCTCCTGCTGGGAACTTCCTGTTTCATAACTATTTTCAGTATGGATGGAGAAAACAGCCCCGAATATGCCATTGAAAGAGGTTTTGCAACAATATTGGAGATGGAAAACCGCCTGAGCACCAATATAAAGAGCAGTGAGATATCCACTCTTAACAAGCTTAAAACAGGCTCACTCACTCCGGATACTCTTTTTATTATGAAAGAGGCACTGAAAATAGCCTCTCTTTCTTCGGGCCGCTTTGATCCATCTATTGGTTCTCTTGTGTCCCTTTGGGGAATAGGAACAGATTCTCAGAGAGTGCCTTCCACCCAGGAAATCAAGAAGGCCCTTCAGTCTGTAGACTACAAGACCATTCAGGTGAAAGGAAATACGATCAGCCTCCAGAAAGAGGGGATGATGATTGATCTGGGAGGAATTGCCAAAGGACATGCCGCAGATCTGGTTAAAAAGGAATTAATTAAGGCAGGAGTCACATCGGCTATCATCAACCTGGGCGGGAATGTTCAACTCCTTGGAAAAAAAACAGACGGGTCATCCTGGAAAATAGGCATACAGAATCCCGAGGATCTACGGGGGCAGTACATCGGAATTCTGGAAACAAAAGACAGCGCTGTAGTCACCTCGGGTATTTACGAACGATTTTTCATTGAAGATGGAGTACATTACCACCATATATTAGATTCTGAGACTGGATATCCTGTTAATAATGGAATTCAAAGCCTGACGGTCATCACCGGCAACAGCCTCTGGGCTGATGGATTATCAACAGCCCTTTTTTCATTAGGAATGAAAGACGCCATGATCTATGCCGAAAACCATCCTGATATTGAAATCATTATCATTGACAGTGAAAATCAGATTCACCTCAGTTCTCACATCAAAGAGAACTTCAAACTGACAAATAGGGCAGATTTTACCTACTCTCCCTGATCCTTATCTTTCCGGGTGATGAGGATTAGATTCTTCGCCTTATGGTCATAAGGATCTTTTTCGAAACTGCCATATATTTCTATTGTTGAAAATCCTGCTTTCCACAGCATTGCGGCCATTTCAGAGGCAGAAAAAATTCTGTGAGAAAAACTGTATTCTGTCATTTTATCATCTTTATAAAATAGCCACCGATTGCATAGTTCCGTCCAGTTCAAATCGACAGAATATTCAAGCATTATTTTTATACCCTCCCGTTCAAACCATGTCCGCTCCTCAAAGTCCCTGGCCAGAATCTCTTTCCCAGTCATTTCCATGAAAAGAGTCCCTCCCGGTTTTAAGGCACTATTAAGTTTTCTCAACAGTTCAAGATCATCATCAGGGTCTTCAAAGTAACCGAAGGAGGTAAACATATTGATGATGGCATCAAATTTATTTTCATAATCGATGGTTCTGGCATCCTTATGAATGAAATCCACCTCCAGTGATCTGCGGCTGGCTTCTTCTCTTGCTAGATCAAGATAGCCCTGTGACAAATCCAAACCGCTGACCTTGCAGCCTCTCTCGGCCAACTCCAGGGAATGACGTCCTAAACCACAGCAGCAGTCAAAAACCAGGTCATTCTGTTTCAGACTGCAGAGGTTGATAATCTGTTCAACCTCATAGGCAG is drawn from Oceanispirochaeta sp. and contains these coding sequences:
- a CDS encoding PP2C family protein-serine/threonine phosphatase, which translates into the protein MKIQTRLGLTSFILIIGFLLSSIFLFSRFTTVYKIKNFQQSCEELNISLSRFTDRNLLLYTDKKYPKIAIDYWMNDLIAVHKGIDNVFKSKLIRRLSPVFQKMMESRWTQWSDIYSLTINPYILELNKFTGSDLAIDGTDAGLYDLYLSKSKINDKSAMKQIELIRDFQISLNHSLDIYHFRIESLTEKLEVEVTQYIRNSITLVISAVTFILLISLIISSQFSRSIVRRVEETNRQVERMTEGTLEFSKDHKNVDEFDVLVQEYHSFSQGLSERLNLLKFLLQDIGNAIGTDTDIESFQETIVELGMDSINADAAMLFLVDSERSELNLVRRTGFCPPPFSLDKRISMVRSNVEEYFESHPLSAETPVFGITMTTGTPLFIKDNVDSEGLPYNAVSDEWLFISSLISLPLIVGKQLMGMLVFYKTQKDKFFSDLDFTFIKAYSDYTAQSIDNVNKYKTLLENREIQKEIDIAAAIQKRLLPSQMPEFSIGRAMIHSRPARGISGDYFDAIRLDEDKILYTVCDVAGKGVPASMLMIMIRTILHSICSRHRSANTLLKELNYHISGRIGVDQYATMAVFVLDEKKKELSYSNAAHHPLYLFRKKEKQFRSFDTEGLPIGVDKNAEFGHKLIRLHDQDYLFLFTDGLPEARSLSGEELSVEQLLRFLAENLDKSPGNLITAVELYIADFAKDARQHDDQTFLALQIQD
- a CDS encoding FAD:protein FMN transferase; translated protein: MTFRYTQHKTLIILFFLVSLNSCGIKTMDSVSDSQLLLGTSCFITIFSMDGENSPEYAIERGFATILEMENRLSTNIKSSEISTLNKLKTGSLTPDTLFIMKEALKIASLSSGRFDPSIGSLVSLWGIGTDSQRVPSTQEIKKALQSVDYKTIQVKGNTISLQKEGMMIDLGGIAKGHAADLVKKELIKAGVTSAIINLGGNVQLLGKKTDGSSWKIGIQNPEDLRGQYIGILETKDSAVVTSGIYERFFIEDGVHYHHILDSETGYPVNNGIQSLTVITGNSLWADGLSTALFSLGMKDAMIYAENHPDIEIIIIDSENQIHLSSHIKENFKLTNRADFTYSP
- a CDS encoding SpoIIE family protein phosphatase, which encodes MRIRNKLFLINVSVFLLFILIFSIFIITSFRLLDLKDLQREASSVRNLLLNLEYANRVVLNSTEAPTHTLGWAGKDVQKGLDDFSANENLQYLNQETINRIIKIRDMYKERNFESYFQNISDELSKVRPHLYETTLVLEVQDMLEQGNQDKLLYASMVKIEEEIRTFILWHRPLTDSFVSITLDIITEVQGQIKSIILLTGITVFLGLLLSIIIIVSIYRNLINTLNHVSMGILKISSGDLLTRIHIESKDELATIGQNFNLLTETIWQKLNNIGSIIHNMGQSLSSEADALTLEQSILDLAIENTHADSGALYIPDYERRQVICRLKSSSFAIPYEEEYNESIPFGKTIIGIFVLSGEPLFLRSLEGQNLIPVRGIFDRDYISSCLILPLISEKNVIALLCLQKNTEKTHFSDMDYSNIQSFVEFSAVTLNNLAQYTELLKSSGLNREMEIASDIQKSLLPPNLPRVNGFDLTVKTYTQKGISGEIYDFFPLGKERWLFCLAEVEEKGIASSMLLVILRTLVRILVKADQEPAEMLNTILDNFHETTGMDTKLKISLCLVEPNNKLFHYCGTSGQKMILFDKKSDTLKLITAQQKSAGKFISVKGSLRQDMFLLLMTDGFHNTRNEMNQLYGWNHPQNILKKYSDRSVDWLQDAINKDLSFFERNVGQRDDRTLFIARYKGAAK
- a CDS encoding class I SAM-dependent methyltransferase, producing the protein MEKKKNSWFSDEWFWKTYGPIMFDAQRMKNSAYEVEQIINLCSLKQNDLVFDCCCGLGRHSLELAERGCKVSGLDLSQGYLDLAREEASRRSLEVDFIHKDARTIDYENKFDAIINMFTSFGYFEDPDDDLELLRKLNSALKPGGTLFMEMTGKEILARDFEERTWFEREGIKIMLEYSVDLNWTELCNRWLFYKDDKMTEYSFSHRIFSASEMAAMLWKAGFSTIEIYGSFEKDPYDHKAKNLILITRKDKDQGE